Within the Candidatus Krumholzibacteriia bacterium genome, the region ACCTCGCGCCAGAAGCCGCCGCGCGGGACGCCGAGGCGGTAGCCGTGGCGCGGGACCGGCGTGAAGTTGAAGACGGCGAAGATCATGGTGTCCGTGGACCGCCCGTGGCGGACGAAGCTGACGACGCTGCTGTCGGCGTCGGAACAGTCGGCCCAGGTGAAACCGGTGGGGTCGCAGTCGCTCTCGTGCAGCGCCGGCTCGCCGCGGTAGAGCGCGTTCAAGTCTGTCACCCAGCTTTTGAGCCCCTGGTGCAGCGGCTCCCGCAGCAAGTGCCAGTCCAGGCTCACCTCGTGGTACCACTCCGCCCACTGGCCGAACTCGTTGCCCATGAAGAGGAGCTTCTTCCCCGGCTGGCCGAACAGGTAGCCGTAGAGCAAGCGCAGGTTGGCGAACTTCTGCCACGTGTCGCCCGGCATCCTGGCGAGCATGGAGCCCTTACCGTGCACGACCTCGTCGTGCGAGTAGGGCAGCACGAAGTTCTCGTTGAAGGCGTAGAGGAGCCGGAAGGTGAGCCGGTTGTGATGGTACTTGCGATGCACCGGGTCGAGGGCCATGTACTGCAGGGTGTCGTGCATGAAGCCCATGTCCCATTTGAGACCGAAGCCGAGGCCGCCCAAGTGCGTCGGGCGTGACACCATGGGCCAGGCGGTGGATTCCTCGGCGATGGTCTGCACGTCGCGGTGGGCGAGGTAGATGTCCTCGTTGAGGCGCCGCAGGAAGGCGATGGCTTCCAGGTTCTCCTTGCCGCCGAAGCGGTTCGGAACCCATTCGCCGGCCCGGCGCGAATAGTCGAGGTACAGCATCGAGGCCACTGCATCCACGCGCAAACCGTCGACGTGGTACTTGTCGAGCCAGAGCATCGCGCTGCTGAGCAGGAAGCTCCGCACCTCGTGGCGGCCATAGTTGAACACCAGGGTCTTCCAGTCGGGCTGGAACCCCTGCCGCGGGTCGGCGTGTTCATAGAGATGGGTGCCGTCGAAGTGAGCCAGCGCGTGCGGGTCGTTCGGGAAATGCGCGGGCACCCAGTCCAGGATCACGCCGATGCCGTTCTGGTGCAGGACGTCGATGAGGTACATGAGGTCCTGCGGCGTCCCGTAGCGTGCCGTGGGCGCGAAGTAACCGGTCACCTGGTAGCCCCAGGAGCCATGGAAGGGGTGCTCCATCACGGGCAGGAACTCGACGTGGGTGAAGCCTGTCTCTTTCACGTATTGGGCCAGACGCGGCGCTAGCTCCCGATAGCTGAGCGCCCGGTAGCCTTCCTCCGGGACACGCTGCCACGAGCCGAGGTGTACTTCGTAGATGGAAAGCGGCGCCTCCAAGGCATTGGCTGCGGCCCGCCGCGCCATCCACTCCGCGTCCCCCCAGGTGGTATCGAGATCCCACACCACCGAAGCAGTGCGCGGCGGACTCTCGTGGAGCAGTGCCAGGGGATCCGCCTTGTCCATGACGCCGTGTCCATGCTTCGAGCGGATGCGGTACTTGTACTTCGCTCCCCGCCCCACGCCGGGGGCGAAGCCTTCCCAGATGCCGGATTGACCCACCAGCGTGAGCGGTAGCTGCGTCGCGTCCCAGCCGTTCCAATCGCCGAGAACGCCGACCCAAGCCGCCTCGGGCGCCCAGACGGCGAAGTGCGTGCCCTCCGGCCCCGGGTGCGCGCCGAGCGTTTCGAACAGCCGCGAGTGTGTGCCTTCGTTGAAGAGATAGAGGTCCTGCGCATTCAGCCTGCTGCCTGGACGCACGGGGACTCCTAGGGGCACGAGAACTCCTGCTTTCATTCCTTCACGATGCCATGGGGCGTGCGCGTCTCGGCGGTGCGATGGAAACGCTCGACGAAAGGCGCATCATGAAGCATCGGGCCGGAGCTGTGGTGGCAATGGTACTGGATCGCCTCGAAGGTGAGCGGCTTGATCCGGAGTCCGCTGTTGACGAAGCGCGCCCACAGGTTGTTGTCCTCCAGGCCGCGGCCGATGATGCGCTCGTCGTAACCGTTGACGGCGTAGAAATCCTCGCGGTGCACCGAGAAGTTGGAACCCAGGATGGAGTAGTCGTCCCGGCGCAGACCGCGCAGCACCGACACCCAGGGCATGTAGAAGCCATTCTTGCGGTCGTGCTTGCCGGCGTGCTTCCACCAGAGCGGGACGCGCTCGAGGCGCCGCGTGCGGATGTCCTCGAGCGTCAGGCGCTCCGTCAGCTCTTGGTCGAGCATGACGCGCCGGCCGGAGAGCACCTGCCGCCGGCGCCGACGCCGGTAATGCCGTT harbors:
- the glgB gene encoding 1,4-alpha-glucan branching protein GlgB, producing MRPGSRLNAQDLYLFNEGTHSRLFETLGAHPGPEGTHFAVWAPEAAWVGVLGDWNGWDATQLPLTLVGQSGIWEGFAPGVGRGAKYKYRIRSKHGHGVMDKADPLALLHESPPRTASVVWDLDTTWGDAEWMARRAAANALEAPLSIYEVHLGSWQRVPEEGYRALSYRELAPRLAQYVKETGFTHVEFLPVMEHPFHGSWGYQVTGYFAPTARYGTPQDLMYLIDVLHQNGIGVILDWVPAHFPNDPHALAHFDGTHLYEHADPRQGFQPDWKTLVFNYGRHEVRSFLLSSAMLWLDKYHVDGLRVDAVASMLYLDYSRRAGEWVPNRFGGKENLEAIAFLRRLNEDIYLAHRDVQTIAEESTAWPMVSRPTHLGGLGFGLKWDMGFMHDTLQYMALDPVHRKYHHNRLTFRLLYAFNENFVLPYSHDEVVHGKGSMLARMPGDTWQKFANLRLLYGYLFGQPGKKLLFMGNEFGQWAEWYHEVSLDWHLLREPLHQGLKSWVTDLNALYRGEPALHESDCDPTGFTWADCSDADSSVVSFVRHGRSTDTMIFAVFNFTPVPRHGYRLGVPRGGFWREVLNSDSRTYGGSGLGNLGGLQTAPIPAHGRAQSLELVLPPLGALFFAHHLSG
- a CDS encoding glycosyltransferase, whose amino-acid sequence is MPPHTTPLLSLVIAVYQRDDFLERVLTSVEQQTLSDIEVVIADDGSGPEIAATVERWQGQLVHPLVHEWHEDRGFRKTIIANRAVTRARADYLVFIDGDCILHHRFLERHYRRRRRRQVLSGRRVMLDQELTERLTLEDIRTRRLERVPLWWKHAGKHDRKNGFYMPWVSVLRGLRRDDYSILGSNFSVHREDFYAVNGYDERIIGRGLEDNNLWARFVNSGLRIKPLTFEAIQYHCHHSSGPMLHDAPFVERFHRTAETRTPHGIVKE